The DNA sequence CGGGTCCAGCGCGTGCCTGTCGATGCGCGACCGGACCCGATGTCCGATGGCGCGCTGCACCTGATCGATGCGGCGCGGCGCCACGTGGTCGAGTTGTGGCAGGCCGAGCGGGTCGGACCCGACCGCATCGTGGCCGCCGCCGTGGTGCTCAACAACCTGACCGATGCCGGTGTCTACCCCGGCTGGCATGGCGCGCGGGCCTATGGCGGCTCGGCGCTGGCCGGCTTGATCCGCACCGGCGAGCTGGAGCGGGGCCGACTCCCGCACGTGCTCGCCGTGGCGGTGCGGCCGCAGGCGCTCAACCGGCTCGGGCCGGACGGACGGGCCTGGGTCTGGCCGGCCTCGGCCGCCGACGGCGGCGATGGCCGGCGCTACGGCACCGAAGGCAATCTCCACATGGGCAGCCTGCTGGCACTGCCACCCTCGGTCGATCTGCGCACGCTCGACCTGCAGCCCGGCCCGGAAACCGCGCTGGCACACGCGCTGCAGGACTTCGGCGCCTGCATCACCGACAGCGCCGCCGGCAACCTGGTCTTCTACGGTGAACCGGCCGTGCACCCTGCCGCCCAGGCCATCCGCCCGGCCACCCTGCGGGCGCTGGTGGCGCAGCTGCAGGTGGTCACCAACCACACGCCGCACAGCGTCGGCGGCGGCGGCGTCCGGCGTGCACCGACTGCGCCGGCGTTCCAGCGCAGTCTCTAGCCGACACCATCGACACCACCGGTGCGGCCCGGGCCCGCCCTTGAAAGCCGGCGAGGCATCTCCACCTGCCCTTCATACCATCCACCGTATGCAAAAGGCCACACCATGCACATCGCCTGCCCCCACTGCCTGGCCGTCAACCGCGTGCCCGACGAGCGCCTGCGCGACGACCCCACCTGCGGCCGCTGCGGCAAGCCCGTGCTGGACGGGCAACCGGTCGAGCTGAACGACCAGACGCTGGCCACGGTCGCGGCCAGGACCGAACTGCCGGTGGTGGTCGATTTCTGGGCGCCGTGGTGCGGGCCCTGCCGCCAGATGGCGCCGCAATTCCAGGCCGCCGCGGCACAGCTGAAGGGCCGCGTGCTCTTCGCCAAGGTCAACAGCGATGACAGCCCCGCCGCCTCCAGCCAGTACGGGATCCGCAGCATCCCGACGATGGTGCTGTTGCACGGAGGCCGGGAGGTGGCGCGCCAG is a window from the Sphaerotilus montanus genome containing:
- the trxC gene encoding thioredoxin TrxC, producing the protein MHIACPHCLAVNRVPDERLRDDPTCGRCGKPVLDGQPVELNDQTLATVAARTELPVVVDFWAPWCGPCRQMAPQFQAAAAQLKGRVLFAKVNSDDSPAASSQYGIRSIPTMVLLHGGREVARQSGAMSAGQIVQWLESRTG